TTCGTAATCCCACCTGGACGTAATATTGTTGGAACCGTGCTTGTACAATCAATTACAGTTGATTCAACGCCTACTCCAGTTGCACCACCATCAACAATACCTGCAATCTTCCCATTCAAATCTTCATATACGTGAGAAGCTAATGTTGGACTTGGACGCCCTGAACGATTCGCACTTGGTGCCGCAACAGGTACATTCGCCTCTTCAATAAGAGCAAGTGCAATTGGATGATCAGGCATTCTTACTCCAACCGTATTAAGTCCTGCCGTCACCTTCTCTGAAATTCCTTCTTTTCTCGGCAAAATAATTGTTAATGGTCCTGGCCAAAAATGCGCCATTAACTTCTCTGCAACTGGTGGAATTTCTTTCACAATCCCATCTAACTGAGATTTTGTACCTATGTGGACAATGAGTGGATTATCACTCGGTCTTCCTTTCGCTTCGAAAATTTTCGCGATTGCTTCATCATCCATCGCGTTTGCCCCTAACCCATATACTGTTTCCGTAGGAAAAGCAACCGCCTCATTTTCTCTTAATAATTTTGCTGCTTCTTGTAACTGTGGATAATATTTTTTTCTTTCCACAACATTATCCACAACCCACATATTTGTATGCATTTTTTTCCACGTCCTTTTCTAGCCTTAAATACTTGTCTATTTTTAGTTTACTATGAGATTTATCCAAAAGACAAACAAGGTTTATCCACAAAATGTGGATAAACCTAATTAATCCGTGGATAACTTTGTGAATAGCTGACAATTTAGTATTATTGCATTCTGCTCTTTTATATTTTTACAAAAATGTTCTAGCTGTTGAATTCCCTCTGGAACCTCATCCTTTTCTATAGTAAAAAAGTCAAAGAACTGAAAGATCGGTACAGATTGTGGATGATTTGTTAGTAAGTACAATTGTTGAACACTTTTTTCTTTCATATACTGCAAAAACATTTCAAAAAAATATAAGAAAGTCTGTTTATCCACATGAGGTGTGAATAAACAAGAACGAATAAGTACATCTTCCCCACTTTGTTCATAACCAATTACAGCTCGTATTTCTTCCGCCTCTTCCAAAATCATAAATTGTGCGTACAACTCATTTATTTTATCATCTTTTTTATTAGCTTGTCCGAAAAAAGAATGTAATCTTTCCACATCTGCTTTCGTAGCAAAATACACTTTCTTCATAATAAATCCCTCCTCATTTTTATATATGAGGAGGGATTTATTAATAGTACTATTTAGAGAATAAAGATGTAAAAGCTTCTACAATAAACAATTTAACTTCTGGCTTTTCTTCTTCCTCTTCTACTTTTACATACTCATTTTGCTGTTCTTGTTTTTTCTCCACAGATTTCTCCACTTTTTCCACATTTTTTGTTTCTTCTTTACTTACAGGCTGCTCTTCGACTTTTGTTTCATTTTTCACTACTTTCTTTTCAGAAGCTGTTACTTTTTTTACTGCTTCCCGCTTTACAACTTTCGTTTCTTTTACCTCATCCTCTTTTTTCTCTTCTACATTTACTACTTCTTCATTATCTATTTGTTTTACTTGCTCCTCTTCAGGAGATTCCGCCTTCACAACGTGCTCTTCTTTTCTTACAGCTGTCCCGCTCGAAAAATCTAAGAAACACATCGGTGGAAATAATACACACCACCAGTTCGCCCCTTCACCTTCCCCAATTGTAATTAAGACTGCTTCATATTCCCCTGCCGGATAAATAAAATTCCCATATACCTTTGT
This DNA window, taken from Bacillus cereus ATCC 14579, encodes the following:
- a CDS encoding L-threonylcarbamoyladenylate synthase translates to MHTNMWVVDNVVERKKYYPQLQEAAKLLRENEAVAFPTETVYGLGANAMDDEAIAKIFEAKGRPSDNPLIVHIGTKSQLDGIVKEIPPVAEKLMAHFWPGPLTIILPRKEGISEKVTAGLNTVGVRMPDHPIALALIEEANVPVAAPSANRSGRPSPTLASHVYEDLNGKIAGIVDGGATGVGVESTVIDCTSTVPTILRPGGITKEQLEAVIGTVSLDPALKDEKEKPKSPGMKYTHYAPKAPLSIVEGSREFIQHLVDEKKKEGFKVGVLTTEEYQHVYSADVILSCGVRSDLASVATKLYDVLRTFDASEVDVIFSESFPNEGIGNAIMNRLTKAAGHHIIIE
- a CDS encoding mechanosensitive ion channel protein; its protein translation is MKKVYFATKADVERLHSFFGQANKKDDKINELYAQFMILEEAEEIRAVIGYEQSGEDVLIRSCLFTPHVDKQTFLYFFEMFLQYMKEKSVQQLYLLTNHPQSVPIFQFFDFFTIEKDEVPEGIQQLEHFCKNIKEQNAIILNCQLFTKLSTD
- the spoIIR gene encoding stage II sporulation protein R — protein: MKKQVIAYLLILLIGAQLLVQFGYMKADAKGPSVIPKEAVRLRILANSDSDKDQALKRKVRDEVKAQIDGWVADLTSFEEARKVIQSHIPEIEKTVENTLKREGSKESFQVKFSKNVKFPTKVYGNFIYPAGEYEAVLITIGEGEGANWWCVLFPPMCFLDFSSGTAVRKEEHVVKAESPEEEQVKQIDNEEVVNVEEKKEDEVKETKVVKREAVKKVTASEKKVVKNETKVEEQPVSKEETKNVEKVEKSVEKKQEQQNEYVKVEEEEEKPEVKLFIVEAFTSLFSK